Proteins found in one Magnolia sinica isolate HGM2019 chromosome 5, MsV1, whole genome shotgun sequence genomic segment:
- the LOC131245316 gene encoding peroxidase 19-like isoform X1, producing the protein MSSSAAASSFLAIFYILLTFFIRGSISATYSNPNHQLSVDFYSKTCPQLEQLVSSSTAQQFQDSPVSGPATIRLFFHDCFVEVGCDASILLSSNPGSGVPAEKDAHDNKPLAVEAFNTIEKAKALVESKCPGVVSCADILAIAARDFVHLAGGPYYAVKKGRRDGQVSLASRVKDNLPRANSTVDQLLNLFASKGLSQADLVALSGAHTIGFSHCNQFGSRLYNYRGTKKPDPYIDRRLLKALQMSCPHRGGNKDVVVPFDVNTPFTFDHMYYGNLEAKMGLLTTDQALFLDPRTRPMVQALGKDKTQFFQAFSMGMEKMGSIGVKLGTEGEVRRYCSKRL; encoded by the exons ATGTCTTCTTCTGCAGCCGCTTCGTCCTTTCTCGCCATCTTCTACATCCTTCTCACCTTCTTCATACGAGGTTCGATCTCTGCTACCTACTCTAATCCCAACCATCAGCTCTCTGTCGATTTCTACTCGAAAACCTGCCCTCAGCTCGAGCAGCTCGTCTCCTCCTCTACGGCCCAGCAGTTCCAAGATTCACCAGTTTCCGGACCCGCCACGATTCGTCTCTTCTTCCACGACTGCTTCGTTGAGGTA GGCTGCGATGCATCGATTTTATTGTCGTCGAATCCGGGAAGCGGAGTTCCAGCTGAGAAAGATGCGCATGATAACAAGCCCCTCGCAGTCGAGGCGTTCAATACAATAGAAAAGGCAAAGGCGCTGGTGGAGAGCAAGTGTCCGGGCGTCGTATCCTGTGCAGACATTCTTGCCATCGCAGCGAGGGATTTCGTCCATCTG GCAGGGGGCCCTTACTATGCTGTTAAGAAAGGGAGGAGGGATGGACAAGTTTCACTAGCATCGAGGGTGAAAGACAATCTTCCACGTGCAAACTCCACCGTCGACCAGCTTCTCAACCTCTTTGCATCCAAAGGCCTGAGCCAAGCAGACCTAGTGGCACTTTCGGGCGCACACACGATTGGATTCTCACATTGCAATCAATTCGGTAGTCGATTGTACAATTATCGCGGGACCAAGAAGCCGGACCCGTACATCGATCGAAGGCTGCTAAAGGCCTTACAAATGTCGTGCCCACATCGTGGCGGCAATAAGGACGTGGTCGTGCCGTTCGACGTCAACACACCGTTTACATTCGATCACATGTACTATGGCAATTTAGAGGCTAAGATGGGGTTATTAACCACAGATCAAGCTCTGTTTTTGGACCCGAGGACTAGGCCCATGGTTCAAGCACTAGGGAAGGACAAGACCCAGTTTTTTCAGGCATTCTCTATGGGAATGGAAAAGATGGGCTCTATAGGAGTGAAGTTGGGAACGGAAGGGGAGGTAAGGCGGTATTGCTCTAAGCGTCTTTGA
- the LOC131245316 gene encoding peroxidase 19-like isoform X2 has product MSSSAAASSFLAIFYILLTFFIRGSISATYSNPNHQLSVDFYSKTCPQLEQLVSSSTAQQFQDSPVSGPATIRLFFHDCFVEGCDASILLSSNPGSGVPAEKDAHDNKPLAVEAFNTIEKAKALVESKCPGVVSCADILAIAARDFVHLAGGPYYAVKKGRRDGQVSLASRVKDNLPRANSTVDQLLNLFASKGLSQADLVALSGAHTIGFSHCNQFGSRLYNYRGTKKPDPYIDRRLLKALQMSCPHRGGNKDVVVPFDVNTPFTFDHMYYGNLEAKMGLLTTDQALFLDPRTRPMVQALGKDKTQFFQAFSMGMEKMGSIGVKLGTEGEVRRYCSKRL; this is encoded by the exons ATGTCTTCTTCTGCAGCCGCTTCGTCCTTTCTCGCCATCTTCTACATCCTTCTCACCTTCTTCATACGAGGTTCGATCTCTGCTACCTACTCTAATCCCAACCATCAGCTCTCTGTCGATTTCTACTCGAAAACCTGCCCTCAGCTCGAGCAGCTCGTCTCCTCCTCTACGGCCCAGCAGTTCCAAGATTCACCAGTTTCCGGACCCGCCACGATTCGTCTCTTCTTCCACGACTGCTTCGTTGAG GGCTGCGATGCATCGATTTTATTGTCGTCGAATCCGGGAAGCGGAGTTCCAGCTGAGAAAGATGCGCATGATAACAAGCCCCTCGCAGTCGAGGCGTTCAATACAATAGAAAAGGCAAAGGCGCTGGTGGAGAGCAAGTGTCCGGGCGTCGTATCCTGTGCAGACATTCTTGCCATCGCAGCGAGGGATTTCGTCCATCTG GCAGGGGGCCCTTACTATGCTGTTAAGAAAGGGAGGAGGGATGGACAAGTTTCACTAGCATCGAGGGTGAAAGACAATCTTCCACGTGCAAACTCCACCGTCGACCAGCTTCTCAACCTCTTTGCATCCAAAGGCCTGAGCCAAGCAGACCTAGTGGCACTTTCGGGCGCACACACGATTGGATTCTCACATTGCAATCAATTCGGTAGTCGATTGTACAATTATCGCGGGACCAAGAAGCCGGACCCGTACATCGATCGAAGGCTGCTAAAGGCCTTACAAATGTCGTGCCCACATCGTGGCGGCAATAAGGACGTGGTCGTGCCGTTCGACGTCAACACACCGTTTACATTCGATCACATGTACTATGGCAATTTAGAGGCTAAGATGGGGTTATTAACCACAGATCAAGCTCTGTTTTTGGACCCGAGGACTAGGCCCATGGTTCAAGCACTAGGGAAGGACAAGACCCAGTTTTTTCAGGCATTCTCTATGGGAATGGAAAAGATGGGCTCTATAGGAGTGAAGTTGGGAACGGAAGGGGAGGTAAGGCGGTATTGCTCTAAGCGTCTTTGA